TTTGTTGTAAGGCCGATAGACTTTCTAAAGGATTTCCATTAAGCAGTATCAAATCTGCCCAAAACCCTTCTTTGACCTGACCGTAGTCATCTTCTGCCTTAAAGAATACCGCGGGATTTACCGTACCGGATTGAATGATTTTCAACGGTGTCATACCTGCGCTCTTCATACCGGCCATTTCATGATGAATGGAAAATCCGGGGACATTAAAAAGCTGAGGAGCGTCCGAACCCAACAAAATACCCTGACCGTTTGCCTGAAGTTTTTTAATAAGTTGCCTTCGGATGGCGTCGAACTGCTGCCATTGTGCTTCCGTAAAACTTTCGTCCTCCATATAGCTATTCTTGGTTTTACGCCAATTCTCCAAGGTAGTTTTGGGCATGTATTTCATTTCGGGCTGACTAAGTAATTCATCTGCCGAAATTGGGGCGAACCATCTTTCAAATAGACTTTGTGTGGGTACGATCCAAACCCTGTTCGCTTTGGAAAGCGTAACCAGTTCGTCAATTTTGGTGGTATCGGCCAAAGGGGTAAATGCATATCCAAAGAATCCATTATCGCTTGGTTTTACATTGGCAGATTTCGGAACGAGTCCCTCTAGAAACCCGTCCACATGGTCAATGGAGGCATATTTGCTTTCCAAAGCATGGCGAATACCAACATCTACGGGAACGTGGCCGGCAAAAGGAATGCCTACGCTGTTGGCGGTCTCCACCACTTGGTCAAACACCTCCCGTTGTATGCCCGGATGTATCTTTAAAAAATCGTAACCGTCTTTTTGATATTGCGTTACCTTTTCAATGGCTTCCTCCTTTGAGGTTACTGAGTTCCCATTTAAAGAAGGACTTGAAGTATAAATCCTTGGACTTACTAAATTTCCATTTGCGGCCTTCTCCCTTAATTCCAAGTGTATTGGATTTCCAAGCATTCCTCGGATAGTCGTTACGCCGTTGGACAGGTACAAAAACAAGGTTTCGTTTATTCGCTCCTCACCGACTTCAGGAGGGGGGATATGGGCGTGCATTTCTGCGAGTCCGGGCATCAGGTATTTTCCGGACCCGTTGATTACTGTTTTAAAAAGTGCCGTGTCCACCGCTTTTTGGGAGATGGAACGTATCCGACCTGAATCGATAACCACATAACTGTTTTTCAAAACCGAACCGTTCGTGACATCGATAATGGAAATATCGGAAATTAGGATATCCTTTTTGGTCTCGATTTGATTTCCATCGTTACAGGCAATCAAAAAAGTCAGAAATACAAACAAAAGTGTTGTTTTCATCTGTTTATTTTTATTGTTATTAATAGATCAGATGCAATTATTCACATCATTTTATTTACATAGGTGTTCATGAATCTTCGATTTCGCCAATAACCATTTACTCACGAAGCTTGTCTATTTTTAAAACAGGTGTTCGTGAACCCTTGGTTTCAGTGGGTATCAAGACTTGTTATGGCTCATTTCATACCATTAATTGGGTATTAGTTGTTCCAAGGATTCCTTGGTAAATTTTTCACCGTGTTTAAACACCATAAATATTTTTTGGGTGTTCTGAATATTTTCAAGGGGATTGTTATCCAAAATCACGATATCGGCCACTTTGCCGGATTCCAAGGTTCCGTAGTCCGACTCTTGTTTTAGAAATTTGGCCCCGTTATAGGCCGAAGCCTTTAAGGCATCCAATGGAGATATGCCCGCATCTACCATGGCCTCCATTTCCTTATGGAGGGATATTCCGGGATAAGTATAGCTGTTAAAAGCACCACTATCAGATCCTGCCAATAGGGAAACCCCATTTTGGTTTAGGGTCCATGCCAATTTTTTGAAAAAGGTGTCCAACTCCTTTCGGTCCTGTATCGCCTTTTCAGAAGTATTTTTAGCCCGATTGATGCGCCCTTCATAGGTCTTGATAATTCCGGGAGCCATATATTTTAAATATGTGTCCTCGCTATGGTCCACCTCGTCCAAGTAACTAAGGGTATGCCCAATATGAAGTGTTGGCACCACAAACACATTTTTTTGTTTTAGGTGCTCATATGTTTGCTTGGCCACAGAATCATCATAAGTGGATTGCAGTATAGGCATGGCATCCCAAAAACCCATCTTGTTGTTTTGAAGTTGTTCGGTAACTGCGTCTTCTTGTGAGGAACAACCTTTCATGATGTAATACAGATGTTCCACAGCATCGATGCCTGCATCTATGGTGGATTCCAACGTAGCGGTAAAGGGCATGTGTCCGGAGGTAATCAATCCTCTTTTTTCCGCAGCGCGAATCGTATTGAGGTAGTTTTCTCCGGAAATCTTACTGTCATAGATTTTGACAAAATCGGTTGGGATGGCTTCGAGAGAATCTAATGCCTTTTCTATATCCGCCTCCTTTTCTACTTCCAAAGAACCGGCCCAAGTTGCCCCGGGACCATCTATTTTGGGTCCGGAGGTAAAGATAGTAGGTCCAACCATATCATTGTTTTCAATAGCCTTTTTCCATTGCATGACGGATGTGGTCAGGTCGCCGCCGGCATCCCGTACGGTGGTGATTCCATTGGCGATGAAGAGTTCTAAAAAGCGTTTGTTGGCATCAATTAGGGAGTCGCCCCCGCGAAAATGTACGTGGTTGTCCCAAAATCCGGGTAAAATGAATTTTCCGGTGGCGTCTACCACATTTTTTGCGGTGGAGTTTTCATCGGCTTTATCATAGGACACTTCGGCAATGCGCCCATCGGAAATATAAATATCACCCACGTTGACGGAGCCATCTTCCAAGTTTATGATATTTCCCCCCTTTAAAAGGGTATCATAGGAAACCTTTTTTTCTGCTTCACAGTTTATCAACAGCAAAAACAACATTGCGATACCTAAAAAGGAAAATCCGTATCTCATCAGCTAAAAAATAAATTGAGTACGGAAGGTAAAAAGAATTAGCGATTCAGTACTTGCCTAATCAGGATAAATATGAATATCATGATGGAATAGCCTATGAAAAAGGGAATGATATACTGTTGCCAGCCCAACGTAAACATGAGACCAATAAGCAATAGTTGAAAGCCCAATCCAAATGAGGAAACCGCAGTCATAAACCAATTTGGAAAGGCTTTGCCTTTGGCGGCATTTTTATCCAATCTGTAGATAATGGAATCAAAAGTACCATAGCACAAGGAGTATATCTTAAACATGGAGTTTACCGTTTTCTGACTTTCCCCTTTTAGCGCATTGGGGCTTTTATTTTCAAAAACCCGACTCGTGGTATCCCCATTATGCCTGTTCCGTAAAATCACATAGTAGTAATTGTAGAGGGTGCCCTGTAATTGAAGACAGATAAAGGATATTACCGTTAGCAGTAAAGAACCATCGGTAACGTACCAGATAGTCAAGAACAAGATCAGGTTTAAGACAATATCAGATATGGAATCTAAATACCTTCCCGTATGTGAAGGTGTATTTTTGGCCCTCGCCAATTCTCCATCGGCGGCATCTAAAATTGATTTTAGAATTAAAAACAGAAACGCCAATCCGTAATATTCATTGAGCAGGAGTACTATTGCGGTTAAACCGCTTACAAAGAATGCAACCGTAATATGAACAGGGGTTAGGGAGGTTGTTTTTATTGCTTGGACCAGTTGAAAGGCAACTGATCTTCCGTAATCCGATAGATCTAAAAAACGATGTTCTTCGGGTAATTTGGACATTTTGATTGTATCTGATTGAAATGTCAATAACGGGAACACGCTAGCTTGTCATATCAAACAAATACACGGCAAAAATAGGGCTTTATTCGGTTTAATCGATAATACAAGTGCTTATATGAGAAAAGTAAATGGTGTTACCTTCCACCTCCGTTTCTATATTTAATATTTTCATGGCAATGCTGTAATATTTCGTTGATGCGTTTTTGTCTTGTTTCATCGCGCTTTGCTTGATTCAACCAATAGAGATAACTCTTTTGTTGCCCTCTGGTGAAGTTCTGGAAGTTTTTGAAAGCCTGTTCATTGTTATCGAATGCGGATTGTAAGTCCTCAGGTACCTTACCCGTTTCCACATCGTCCAAGGCACTCCATGATCCGTTTTGCTTGGCTATCCGAATGGATTCTAGTCCGGTTTTATGCATTAATCCTTCTGCCTTAAGCTTTTTTATGTAGTCCTTATTGACCTTGCTCCATACGCTTTTAGGTTTTCTCGGACAGAAATACTGTCTTCTTTTACCATCGCCCAAACTTTTTACTGTGCTATCGATCCATCCGTAACAAAGGGCTACTTTTACGGCTTCCTCCCAGCGCATACTGTCGTTGGCATGTGCAACCTTGAAAAATATCAAGTAAATTCCGGAATGCTTATCATGGTTAATGTGTAACCATTCCCTAAATTCCGTATCATTTTTGAAATAGAGCTCTGGTATTTTTGACATATAATCTTTTTTCAGTGTTAAATTGTGTTTAAAATACAATTTTAGTCTATAAACAATTGGTTCATAAGCTAGCGAAACCTATTTTTGAGGCTTATTAAACCGACAAACAACAAAATTTACGTATGAAAAAAGTTTTTAATGCGCTGCTTTTGGGCTTTGCGCTTATTATTGTCTCATGTGGTGGCAATAAACGTGAAGGGGAACCTAAGGTCTTGGTATTCTCCAAAACCATGGGTTTTAAACACGCATCTATACCTGCAGGAATTGCCGCACTGCAAAAGATGGGACAAGAAAACGGTTTTGCCGTTGATACGACCAAAAATGCGGATATGTTTACGGATGATAACCTAAAACAATATTCTGCGGTGGTTTTCTTAAGCACTACAGGTAATGTTCTAGATCAATTCCAGGAAGCCGCCTTTGAGCGTTATATCCAAGCAGGTGGTGGTTACGTGGGTATACATGCCGCTGCCGATACCGAATATGATTGGGGCTGGTACAACGATCTTGCGGGAGCCCAGTTCTTGAGCCACCCTAGTGGAACACCCAATGCAGATTTCATCATCAAGGACAAAAACTTTATCGCTACGGAGTTTTTTACGGATAGTGTTTGGAACAGGGACGATGAGCTTTATAATTATAAAAATATAAATCCGGATGTAAATGTCTTAATGACGTTGGACGAATCTACCTATGAAGGCGGTCAGAATGGGGATTTTCACCCTATTGCTTGGTACCACGATTTTGATGGAGGCCGTGCCTTTTATACTGGGGGCGGACATACGGATGAAAGCTTTTCGGAGGAACTATTTTTAAAACATGTGTTGGGCGGAATCAAATACGCCATTGGGGAAAATGAATTGTTGGATTATTCCAAGGTAAAATCTCAAATCCCTCCGGATACGGATAGATTTTCCAAGGTTATATTGTCCGAAGGTCAGTTTTTTGAACCGACGGAAATGGCCGTATTGCCCAATAATGATGTGTTAATTGCACAGAGAAGGGGTGAAATAATGCTTTATGATGATGAGACCAAAGAATTAAAGGAAGTAGCCAAATTGGATGTCTATTGGAAAACCTTGGAAACCCCGGGGGTTAATGCAGAGGAAGGTGTAATGGGTTTGCAGAAAGATCCTGATTATGCCAATAACAATTGGATTTATGTGTATTATGCCCCTACTGGCGACAAATGGGTAAATCGTCTGTCCCGTTTTAAGTATGCCGACGGCAATTTTGATTTAGATTCGGAACAGATAATTTTGGATGTAGATTCACAACGAGAAATTTGTTGTCATACAGGTGGTTCCATCGCCTTTGGTCCTGATAATCTTCTTTACCTATCTACGGGGGACAACTCCACGCCATTTAACGAAAAGGGAGAAAAATATGTGAACAACGGTTTTGCGCCATTGAACGATACGCCAGGGCATGAGCAGTACGATGCTAGAAGGAGTTCAGGGAACACCAATGACCTTCGTGGAAAAATCCTAAGGATAAAGGTGAACGAGGATGGTAGCTACGATATCCCTGAAGGAAACCTTTTCCCTATGGGAACCGAAAAGACAAGGCCTGAAATTTATACCATGGGACATAGAAATCCTTATAGAATATCCGTGGATGTAAAACGCGGCTATGTTTATTGGGGCGATGTTGGACCCGATGCAAGGGTGGATAGTTTGAAAACGAGGGGTCCAAGAGGATATGACGAAATGAACCAGGCACGTCAGCCTGGTAACTTTGGTTGGCCATTGTTCATTGGTGACAACTATGCCTACAAGGAATACAATTATGAAACGGGGGAAACCGGAGAAGCATTTGATCCACAAAAACCGATGAATACCTCTAGAAACAATACGGGATTAACGGAATTGCCACCGGCGATGCCAGCTTATGTTTTTTACCCTTATGATGAATCCAGTCAGTTTCCTCAAACGACTACTGGTGGTAGAAACGCCATGGCAGGTCCCACCTATTATTCTGATTTGTATACCGGCGAGGACAAATTACCCGACTATTATGATGGTAAAGTGATTATCTATGATTGGATGCGTGGCTGGATGTTTGCGGTGCATTTGAAGGAAGATGGTAGTTTTAATAAAATGGAACCCTTTGCGCCAGAAGTGAAATTGAACAACCTTATAGATATGGAGATGAGTCCTGATGGAAGGGTATATCTTTTGGAATACGGTAGTGGTTGGTTTTCCCAAAATGCCAACTCAGGGTTGTCCTATATTGAATTTAATGGTGGAAACAGACCTCCTGTCATTGATAATATGATTGTCGAGACGACAGCGGGAAAAACACCACTTGCCATTAATGCTTCCGTTGTTGCCAGCGACAGGGAAGGAGACAACATAACCTATACATGGGACTTTGGTAACGGAGAAACCAAGGAAACTACGGAACCCAACGTTAGCTACACCTATACAGATGCGGGGGCGTATAACTTGAGCGTTACCGTTGGGGATGACAAAGGAGAATCCGCAGTGAGTGAAAGTACCGGGATTGTTGCCGGTAATTCCAGACCTGAGGTAACCATTAACCTAAATGGAGGTACTCCGGCCTTTTATTTACCTGGCCAAAAAATAGCGTATGAGGTGAGCGTAACCGACCCTGATGGTGGAACGGTGGATGAAAGTAATGTCTTCGTGAGTGTGGACTATCTGGAAGGGTTGGACAAAGTGACCATGAATTTAGGGCACCAACAGGTATCGGCAGCCGTTACAGGTAAGGCCCTTGCGCAGTCCATGGATTGTAAGACCTGTCATAAGGAAGCGGAAGCATCCATAGGACCAAACTATATGGACGTTGCCCAAAAGTATAAGAATAGAAGAGATGCCTTGAGTTATTTACAAACAAGGATAAAAACCGGAGGTAACGGTGTATGGGGCGAGGTAACCATGCCCGCGCACCCTAAAATCACCAGTGATGAAACAAGACAGATCGCTCTGTATATCCTATCCTTGGCAGGAGACCAAAAAGAGGAAAAGTCACTTCCTTTAAAGGGTACTATCACAGCAGAAGCTTCGGCTCCAGGAAATATGTTGGTGCTGACTGCCAGTTTCACGGATGATGGTGCAGAAGGTACCATTCCATTAACAGGCTCCAAGTCTGTTGCTATTCCAAGTAGCACAATCCAGCTGACCGAGGATATGAAAACCAGCAATATGCAGGCCATGAAATTTGGCGGTATGGACCTTATGCTCTTGAATGGCGCTGCGGGATGGTTGGAATTGAAAGACACTTCGCTTAAAGGAGTGAATGCCTTAGTACTCAATGCAGGTTGGCAAAGCCCTCCTAATTTGAGTTATACCTTTCAGATCCATGAGAACACCCCAGATGGTCCTGTTGTTGGTGAAGGAACCATGCCGGCCCAAACCGGAGGTCAGGGAACACAGGTCAATGTTCCTATCACGGGGACTGTTTCTGGCAATGGACCTTTTTATGTGACCTACAAGGCAGAAGAAGGTAAGGAACCCTCTATGGTTGCATTAACGGGCGCTATGTTCAATTAAGTTAATACGGACCTATTATACTAAAAGCCCGCTTGATGCGGGCTTTTTCAATTTATTAATAGGATTCACTATTTAACTAATTTTCTGGCAAATGGCCTCTCCAATCCCCATTAAGGAAGCTATTTCTTCTTCTGTGAAATCATAGGACACGGGTTTTGCTATTCCGATAGTACCATATAATTTTCCTTCATGTATCAATGGTGCGGCAAGCGACCCTTCTACTTTGGTCTCTTTTGCGGCTGGTCTGGCTACGCCAGACTCATCGGTTTGCAGGTTGCACATTTCTACGGGTTTCATACGTTCCGCGGCGATACCCGCCATACCTTTGCCTATGGGAATAGCCGAGACTTTCGGTAACAAAAAGTCGGGAATACCTTTTTGGGCCTTCAACTCCAGAATGGAGGTTCCTGATTTTAAAAAATGCAAAGTACCTGTAGAGCAACCGAAATGGCCAATAGTCTCTTCTAAAATACTTTGCCAATCGATGGGATTTTTTTCAAGTTGTGCCGATATTTTTTCGGGGATGTTATTCATGTTGATCAATAGAAATTTAAAATAATGATTTGCTATTTCCTCTAAAGATGGGCAATTTAGGGATATTATCAGTTTTCATATTATGATATTTGTCAGCTACCCCTGATATGACCTTAGGCCTTTTACTTATACTTTTTTAACTTCCACGTAAAAATTTGGGTCCACTTGTATGTCGTTCCCTTTAAGTGATTTTTGCTGCCACTCTGTGGTAGGGGTAATCCAATCAGTCTTTCCGGCCATCTCAACCTTTAAGGGCATTTTAAACCCATCGATGACATTGGTAAATCGGTATTTTAGCTTGCCGTTCTTGATTTCATATTCAAAAACTGGAATGTTCGCCGTTCTTAAATATTGATCAAAAAAGGAGGTGAAATCAGCCGATACCTGATTGTCCAAATAAGCTTCAATCTGTTTGGATGTTACTGTTTGATGATAAAACGTTTCGTTCAAACCTCGTAAGGTTGCCCGCCATTTTTCATCATCGTCCATGATTTGCCTAAGGGTGTGCAGGATGTTCGCCCCTTTGTTGTACATATCGCCGGACCCGGATTTA
Above is a window of Maribacter algicola DNA encoding:
- a CDS encoding GAF domain-containing protein; translated protein: MNNIPEKISAQLEKNPIDWQSILEETIGHFGCSTGTLHFLKSGTSILELKAQKGIPDFLLPKVSAIPIGKGMAGIAAERMKPVEMCNLQTDESGVARPAAKETKVEGSLAAPLIHEGKLYGTIGIAKPVSYDFTEEEIASLMGIGEAICQKIS
- a CDS encoding CDP-alcohol phosphatidyltransferase family protein: MSKLPEEHRFLDLSDYGRSVAFQLVQAIKTTSLTPVHITVAFFVSGLTAIVLLLNEYYGLAFLFLILKSILDAADGELARAKNTPSHTGRYLDSISDIVLNLILFLTIWYVTDGSLLLTVISFICLQLQGTLYNYYYVILRNRHNGDTTSRVFENKSPNALKGESQKTVNSMFKIYSLCYGTFDSIIYRLDKNAAKGKAFPNWFMTAVSSFGLGFQLLLIGLMFTLGWQQYIIPFFIGYSIMIFIFILIRQVLNR
- a CDS encoding amidohydrolase family protein, with translation MRYGFSFLGIAMLFLLLINCEAEKKVSYDTLLKGGNIINLEDGSVNVGDIYISDGRIAEVSYDKADENSTAKNVVDATGKFILPGFWDNHVHFRGGDSLIDANKRFLELFIANGITTVRDAGGDLTTSVMQWKKAIENNDMVGPTIFTSGPKIDGPGATWAGSLEVEKEADIEKALDSLEAIPTDFVKIYDSKISGENYLNTIRAAEKRGLITSGHMPFTATLESTIDAGIDAVEHLYYIMKGCSSQEDAVTEQLQNNKMGFWDAMPILQSTYDDSVAKQTYEHLKQKNVFVVPTLHIGHTLSYLDEVDHSEDTYLKYMAPGIIKTYEGRINRAKNTSEKAIQDRKELDTFFKKLAWTLNQNGVSLLAGSDSGAFNSYTYPGISLHKEMEAMVDAGISPLDALKASAYNGAKFLKQESDYGTLESGKVADIVILDNNPLENIQNTQKIFMVFKHGEKFTKESLEQLIPN
- a CDS encoding YdeI/OmpD-associated family protein is translated as MSKIPELYFKNDTEFREWLHINHDKHSGIYLIFFKVAHANDSMRWEEAVKVALCYGWIDSTVKSLGDGKRRQYFCPRKPKSVWSKVNKDYIKKLKAEGLMHKTGLESIRIAKQNGSWSALDDVETGKVPEDLQSAFDNNEQAFKNFQNFTRGQQKSYLYWLNQAKRDETRQKRINEILQHCHENIKYRNGGGR
- a CDS encoding ThuA domain-containing protein; protein product: MKKVFNALLLGFALIIVSCGGNKREGEPKVLVFSKTMGFKHASIPAGIAALQKMGQENGFAVDTTKNADMFTDDNLKQYSAVVFLSTTGNVLDQFQEAAFERYIQAGGGYVGIHAAADTEYDWGWYNDLAGAQFLSHPSGTPNADFIIKDKNFIATEFFTDSVWNRDDELYNYKNINPDVNVLMTLDESTYEGGQNGDFHPIAWYHDFDGGRAFYTGGGHTDESFSEELFLKHVLGGIKYAIGENELLDYSKVKSQIPPDTDRFSKVILSEGQFFEPTEMAVLPNNDVLIAQRRGEIMLYDDETKELKEVAKLDVYWKTLETPGVNAEEGVMGLQKDPDYANNNWIYVYYAPTGDKWVNRLSRFKYADGNFDLDSEQIILDVDSQREICCHTGGSIAFGPDNLLYLSTGDNSTPFNEKGEKYVNNGFAPLNDTPGHEQYDARRSSGNTNDLRGKILRIKVNEDGSYDIPEGNLFPMGTEKTRPEIYTMGHRNPYRISVDVKRGYVYWGDVGPDARVDSLKTRGPRGYDEMNQARQPGNFGWPLFIGDNYAYKEYNYETGETGEAFDPQKPMNTSRNNTGLTELPPAMPAYVFYPYDESSQFPQTTTGGRNAMAGPTYYSDLYTGEDKLPDYYDGKVIIYDWMRGWMFAVHLKEDGSFNKMEPFAPEVKLNNLIDMEMSPDGRVYLLEYGSGWFSQNANSGLSYIEFNGGNRPPVIDNMIVETTAGKTPLAINASVVASDREGDNITYTWDFGNGETKETTEPNVSYTYTDAGAYNLSVTVGDDKGESAVSESTGIVAGNSRPEVTINLNGGTPAFYLPGQKIAYEVSVTDPDGGTVDESNVFVSVDYLEGLDKVTMNLGHQQVSAAVTGKALAQSMDCKTCHKEAEASIGPNYMDVAQKYKNRRDALSYLQTRIKTGGNGVWGEVTMPAHPKITSDETRQIALYILSLAGDQKEEKSLPLKGTITAEASAPGNMLVLTASFTDDGAEGTIPLTGSKSVAIPSSTIQLTEDMKTSNMQAMKFGGMDLMLLNGAAGWLELKDTSLKGVNALVLNAGWQSPPNLSYTFQIHENTPDGPVVGEGTMPAQTGGQGTQVNVPITGTVSGNGPFYVTYKAEEGKEPSMVALTGAMFN
- a CDS encoding amidohydrolase family protein; the encoded protein is MKTTLLFVFLTFLIACNDGNQIETKKDILISDISIIDVTNGSVLKNSYVVIDSGRIRSISQKAVDTALFKTVINGSGKYLMPGLAEMHAHIPPPEVGEERINETLFLYLSNGVTTIRGMLGNPIHLELREKAANGNLVSPRIYTSSPSLNGNSVTSKEEAIEKVTQYQKDGYDFLKIHPGIQREVFDQVVETANSVGIPFAGHVPVDVGIRHALESKYASIDHVDGFLEGLVPKSANVKPSDNGFFGYAFTPLADTTKIDELVTLSKANRVWIVPTQSLFERWFAPISADELLSQPEMKYMPKTTLENWRKTKNSYMEDESFTEAQWQQFDAIRRQLIKKLQANGQGILLGSDAPQLFNVPGFSIHHEMAGMKSAGMTPLKIIQSGTVNPAVFFKAEDDYGQVKEGFWADLILLNGNPLESLSALQQNEGVIVRGQFLSKEMIQEKLNEIAQHAAKN